A single Arachnia propionica DNA region contains:
- the rpsT gene encoding 30S ribosomal protein S20, with the protein MANIKSQKKRVKTNEKARQRNKAIKSELRTHVRNFRAAVAVGDRAKAVELSRVANRALDKAVTKGVIHANQAANRKSAISLTVNTLD; encoded by the coding sequence GTGGCAAACATCAAGTCCCAGAAGAAGCGCGTCAAGACCAACGAGAAAGCACGCCAGCGCAACAAGGCCATCAAGTCGGAGCTGCGCACCCACGTGCGCAACTTCCGCGCCGCGGTCGCCGTGGGTGACAGGGCCAAAGCCGTCGAGCTCTCCCGGGTCGCCAACCGCGCCCTGGACAAGGCCGTGACCAAGGGCGTCATCCACGCGAACCAGGCTGCCAACCGCAAGTCGGCGATCAGCCTCACCGTCAACACCCTCGACTGA